The Streptomyces sp. NBC_00670 genome window below encodes:
- a CDS encoding MaoC family dehydratase N-terminal domain-containing protein, which translates to MALDQSFVGRSYPPTDPYEVGREKIREFAEAVGDVNPAYTDPEAAKALGHADVIAPPTFVFAITFKAAGQVVEDPQLGLDYSRVVHGDQKFAYTRPVRAGDRLTVTSTIEAVKSLAGNDILDIRGEVHDESGEHVVTAWTKLVARAAAEEA; encoded by the coding sequence ATGGCGCTCGACCAGTCCTTCGTGGGGCGGTCCTACCCGCCCACCGACCCCTACGAGGTGGGCCGGGAGAAGATCCGTGAGTTCGCGGAGGCCGTGGGGGACGTCAACCCGGCGTACACCGACCCCGAGGCCGCCAAGGCGCTCGGGCACGCCGATGTGATCGCCCCGCCGACCTTCGTCTTCGCGATCACCTTCAAGGCCGCGGGCCAGGTCGTCGAGGACCCGCAGCTCGGACTGGACTACAGCCGCGTCGTGCACGGCGACCAGAAGTTCGCCTACACCCGTCCGGTGCGCGCCGGCGACCGGCTCACGGTCACCTCGACCATCGAGGCGGTCAAGTCCCTGGCGGGCAACGACATCCTGGACATCCGCGGCGAGGTGCACGACGAGTCGGGCGAGCACGTCGTGACCGCCTGGACCAAGCTCGTGGCCCGCGCGGCCGCAGAGGAGGCGTGA
- a CDS encoding MaoC family dehydratase — translation MTAKIAYADVEVGTELPARTFPVSRATLVRYAGASGDFNPIHWNERFAKEVGLPDVIAHGMFTMASAVRVVTDWAGDPGAVVEYGVRFTKPVVVPDDDKGALIEVGAKVAAKLGDNTVRVDLTATSAGQKVLGMSRAVVRLA, via the coding sequence ATGACGGCGAAGATCGCGTACGCCGACGTCGAGGTCGGCACCGAGCTGCCCGCGAGGACGTTCCCGGTGTCCCGCGCCACCCTGGTCCGGTACGCCGGCGCCTCCGGCGACTTCAACCCCATCCACTGGAACGAGCGGTTCGCCAAGGAGGTCGGGCTGCCGGACGTCATCGCGCACGGCATGTTCACCATGGCCTCGGCGGTCCGCGTGGTCACCGACTGGGCCGGCGACCCGGGCGCGGTCGTCGAGTACGGCGTCCGCTTCACCAAGCCGGTGGTCGTCCCGGACGACGACAAGGGCGCGCTCATCGAGGTCGGCGCCAAGGTCGCCGCCAAGCTCGGCGACAACACCGTCCGCGTGGACCTGACGGCCACCAGCGCCGGGCAGAAGGTCCTGGGCATGTCCCGCGCGGTCGTCCGGCTGGCCTGA
- a CDS encoding TetR/AcrR family transcriptional regulator produces MVRMSAEERRESVIRAATSEFARGGYHGTSTEAIARRVGVSQPYLFRLFPDKRAIFRAATERCTAEITRTFERASEGLRGEEALHAMANAYTQLIADRPELLQLQMQMYVAVAAAEQEGDHGFGEAVRAEWMKMWDTVHIPLGADIDQTTDFLAYGMLINCLVAMGFPPQHRVWEGLYPSARIKGRLEK; encoded by the coding sequence ATGGTCAGGATGAGCGCGGAGGAGCGGCGCGAGAGCGTCATCCGTGCGGCGACGAGCGAGTTCGCCCGCGGCGGTTACCACGGCACGTCCACCGAGGCGATCGCCAGACGCGTCGGGGTGTCGCAGCCGTACCTCTTCCGGCTCTTCCCGGACAAGCGGGCGATCTTCCGCGCGGCGACCGAGCGCTGTACGGCCGAGATCACCAGAACGTTCGAGAGGGCGTCGGAGGGGCTGAGGGGCGAGGAGGCCCTGCACGCCATGGCCAATGCCTATACGCAGCTCATCGCCGACCGGCCCGAGCTGTTGCAGTTGCAGATGCAGATGTACGTCGCCGTGGCCGCCGCCGAGCAGGAGGGCGACCACGGGTTCGGCGAGGCCGTGCGCGCCGAGTGGATGAAGATGTGGGACACCGTCCACATCCCGCTCGGCGCGGACATCGACCAGACGACGGACTTCCTGGCGTACGGGATGCTCATCAACTGCCTCGTCGCCATGGGGTTCCCGCCCCAGCACCGGGTGTGGGAAGGGCTGTACCCGTCGGCCCGGATCAAGGGCCGGCTGGAGAAGTAG